One genomic region from Bacteroidota bacterium encodes:
- a CDS encoding alpha-L-arabinofuranosidase C-terminal domain-containing protein, translating into MKRKIIQLSILFLGLWGSSILILAQTPKVTKTKITVEVNKPGHAISPNLFGIFFEDINLSTDGGIYPELVRNRSFEDADTLQNWNFLSVDGKSTASIITANVQSRPPVPPLNPFNRKSLCVNAGGTFKLVNLGYWGMNIVKGDNYTLKLAARSTDGFDNPLKINLVDQNENVLASGEINDFNSKWEYHSLTLTAMAGDPKAHLEISGQGNGKLYLDMVSLIPEKTWKDHGLRVDLAQALDAIHPKFLRFPGGCWVEGDDFEHMNHWKNTIGNIDTRTPLWNIWGYNATNGFGFHEYLQLAEDLGAEPLFCVNAGISHKEVVPLDKMGQWIQDALDAIEYANGPVTSVWGSLRAKNGHPQPFNLKYIEIGNENGQAPYAERWALIAKAILAKYPDMKLIANEWAGGHPHDPVPEIVDEHYYNNPDWFIWNANKYDSYHRNGSKIFIGEYAVTSNTGGGNLRGAIGEAAWMTGMERNSDVVMMGSYAPLFCNANHKAWPVNLINFDSYRWFGLPSYYVQQMFTNNQGTVSLPVEIEGAPVIEAPYSTGCVGLGTWNNSAEFKDLEVLSPGGKVLYKADFSKNIDDWTKTGRGQWSVQDGVLRQSAIATNINAFVGDKSWKDYTITLKARKISGENGFQIYFHHKNNGERVRWDLGGYGNTVHLLEVGTTSQSVKANIEPGRWYDLKIEIKGNSVKGYIDGKLVQEVTDNHSNVNGLCVSASRDDKSGDVILKVVNASAGNVKAQINLNGAGTLNGTGKAIVLTSASPLDENTLENPDKVSPKTEKVKFSGKNLTHNFPGNSLTVIRLATSAETSK; encoded by the coding sequence ATGAAAAGGAAAATAATACAATTAAGTATTTTATTTTTAGGCCTGTGGGGATCAAGTATATTGATCCTGGCTCAAACACCCAAAGTAACCAAGACTAAAATAACAGTTGAGGTTAATAAACCCGGACATGCCATTTCTCCCAATCTTTTCGGAATCTTCTTTGAAGATATCAACCTTTCGACGGATGGAGGTATTTATCCTGAACTTGTCCGTAACCGTTCCTTCGAAGATGCGGATACTTTACAGAACTGGAATTTTTTAAGTGTTGATGGAAAAAGTACCGCCTCAATAATTACGGCGAATGTACAATCGAGGCCTCCTGTACCTCCTCTTAATCCGTTTAATCGTAAATCTCTTTGCGTCAATGCAGGGGGGACTTTTAAATTGGTTAATTTGGGTTACTGGGGGATGAATATTGTCAAAGGTGACAATTATACCCTCAAATTGGCAGCCCGTTCAACCGACGGTTTTGATAATCCTTTAAAAATAAATTTGGTGGACCAAAACGAGAATGTGCTGGCATCCGGAGAAATAAACGATTTTAACTCAAAATGGGAATACCATTCATTGACCCTGACAGCCATGGCCGGCGATCCCAAAGCACACCTGGAAATTTCCGGACAGGGTAATGGTAAGCTATACCTTGATATGGTTTCTCTTATTCCTGAAAAAACCTGGAAAGATCATGGTTTGCGCGTTGACCTTGCTCAGGCACTTGATGCAATACATCCCAAATTCTTGCGTTTTCCCGGTGGCTGTTGGGTCGAAGGTGATGATTTTGAACACATGAATCACTGGAAAAATACTATTGGCAATATCGATACCCGCACCCCCTTGTGGAATATATGGGGATATAATGCTACAAACGGATTTGGTTTTCATGAATATCTGCAGTTGGCTGAAGACCTTGGCGCAGAACCCTTATTTTGTGTAAATGCCGGGATTTCGCATAAGGAAGTTGTCCCCCTGGATAAAATGGGACAATGGATACAGGATGCCCTGGATGCAATAGAATATGCAAATGGACCGGTGACTTCCGTTTGGGGCAGCCTTCGTGCTAAAAACGGTCACCCTCAGCCATTCAATCTTAAATATATTGAAATAGGAAATGAAAATGGACAGGCTCCTTATGCTGAACGTTGGGCCCTGATTGCAAAAGCAATTTTGGCAAAATATCCGGATATGAAGCTTATTGCCAATGAATGGGCCGGCGGGCATCCTCATGACCCCGTACCTGAAATCGTGGATGAACATTATTATAACAATCCGGATTGGTTCATTTGGAATGCCAACAAATATGACAGCTACCACCGGAATGGTTCCAAAATCTTTATTGGAGAATATGCTGTAACAAGCAATACTGGCGGGGGAAATCTTCGCGGGGCTATTGGTGAGGCTGCCTGGATGACAGGTATGGAAAGAAATTCCGATGTGGTGATGATGGGCTCTTATGCTCCTCTTTTTTGCAATGCAAACCATAAAGCCTGGCCGGTTAATTTAATCAATTTCGACAGTTACCGTTGGTTTGGACTTCCCAGTTATTATGTTCAGCAAATGTTTACAAATAACCAGGGGACTGTGTCATTGCCCGTTGAAATTGAAGGTGCCCCTGTAATCGAGGCTCCTTATTCAACCGGATGTGTCGGCCTTGGAACATGGAACAATTCTGCTGAATTTAAAGACCTTGAAGTGCTTTCCCCTGGAGGCAAAGTTTTATATAAGGCAGATTTTTCTAAAAATATTGATGATTGGACAAAAACGGGTAGGGGACAATGGTCGGTTCAGGATGGCGTGTTGAGGCAATCTGCCATTGCTACCAATATTAATGCCTTTGTGGGAGATAAATCCTGGAAGGATTACACCATTACACTCAAGGCCCGCAAAATTTCGGGTGAAAATGGTTTCCAAATTTATTTCCATCATAAAAACAACGGCGAACGGGTTCGTTGGGACCTGGGTGGTTATGGAAATACAGTCCATTTATTGGAAGTCGGTACAACATCCCAAAGTGTGAAGGCAAATATTGAGCCAGGCCGCTGGTATGATTTAAAAATTGAAATCAAAGGTAATTCTGTTAAGGGGTATATTGATGGAAAACTTGTTCAGGAAGTGACCGACAATCATTCGAATGTAAATGGTTTGTGCGTAAGCGCTTCCCGGGATGATAAATCGGGTGATGTCATCCTGAAAGTGGTTAATGCCTCAGCGGGTAACGTCAAAGCTCAAATTAACCTTAACGGGGCTGGCACTCTTAACGGAACGGGAAAGGCTATAGTGCTTACTTCGGCAAGCCCGTTGGATGAAAATACATTGGAAAACCCGGATAAGGTTTCTCCTAAAACAGAAAAGGTGAAATTCTCAGGAAAAAACCTGACACACAACTTTCCCGGAAATTCATTGACCGTTATCCGTCTTGCAACTTCTGCTGAAACGAGTAAATGA